TCTCGACAAACACCAGCGTGCCGCAACCTGGCTTGCTTTCGAGCGCGATTCGGCCGTTCAGCGACGACACGACGATGTTGAACACGACGTGCAACCCGAGCCCGATGTTGCCCCTCTCGCGTCCGGTGGTGAAAAACGGGTCGAACACTCGTGCCTGCAAATCCTCGGCGATGCCAACGCCTTCATCGGCGCAAACAATCCGCACCAGCGCTTGGTCGAGCGGCGTCACCGTCACCTTGAACGGCCCGCCGCCGCCATCGGGATACGCATGTGCCGCCGCGTTGAATGCCAGGTTGCTGATCACTTGCGCTAGCGCCCCGGGATAGCTGTTGAGCACGATTCCGTGCGGGCACGCGACTTCGACCATCAGTCCCTGACGGGACAGCAACGGCCCGAGCTTCGAGATCAGCTCGGAGAGCCATCCCCCGAGTTCGAATGTGTGGCGTTCCTCGTCGGCTTGATGGATCGCGACCTGCTTGAAGCTGTGCACCATCTCGGACGCCCGATGCAGGTTTTCAAAGGTGATCCGAAGGCCCTCCTCGATGCGTCCAATGCCCCTCGTCAGATCGGACCGCCGCACGGCAGCGCCGTTCAAAGCGCCACGCATCGCTCGCAGGTCCGCCTCCATGGTGGTGGACGTGGTCAGCGCCAGGCCAAGCGGCGTACTGACCTCATGGGCGACACCGGCGACAAGCTGCCCGAGCGATGCCAGCTTCTCGGCCTGCACAAGATGCGATTGGGTTGCATGCAGATCGCGTAACGAAGCTTCCGAGCGCTCCTTTTCCTGCTTCAGCGCCTCCGCCGTCCGAAACTGCTGGCGCGCGCGATACTCGCGCGCGGCGACGGCATAGAGCGACAGAGCATAGGCGTTGAGGACGAG
The DNA window shown above is from Bradyrhizobium sp. ISRA464 and carries:
- a CDS encoding HAMP domain-containing sensor histidine kinase codes for the protein MLSLLTRLGLRFDDIAEERRFVEQYVRGNIGWTQVAMLLGAFTYAGYSFWDWFLYPEIVSTTLAIRGGIAVLVLLPLTALLSAPAMKAWAETIFLVYCVVPGCVLPSIYLVLPSGFTYAAPGMIMVILFVSTMLPLRIGPLVVFCLTTWIALCIAESLGPALPPGLRFINHSLVLNAYALSLYAVAAREYRARQQFRTAEALKQEKERSEASLRDLHATQSHLVQAEKLASLGQLVAGVAHEVSTPLGLALTTSTTMEADLRAMRGALNGAAVRRSDLTRGIGRIEEGLRITFENLHRASEMVHSFKQVAIHQADEERHTFELGGWLSELISKLGPLLSRQGLMVEVACPHGIVLNSYPGALAQVISNLAFNAAAHAYPDGGGGPFKVTVTPLDQALVRIVCADEGVGIAEDLQARVFDPFFTTGRERGNIGLGLHVVFNIVVSSLNGRIALESKPGCGTLVFVEIPVSG